The following DNA comes from Bacteroidia bacterium.
CGTTTCTATGGCAAACATCAAGGCTGTTCATAAACTTGCACACCAACACGGAATTAAAGTGGTATTAGATGCCACTCGCGCAATGGAAAACGCATATTTTATCCAGCAAAGAGAAGAAGGCTATCAAAACAAATCTGTTGCAGAAATTTTGAAAGAATTTGCATCTTATTCAGATGCTGCCACAATGAGCGGCAAGAAAGACCTTTTGGTCAATATTGGTGGATTTATTGCACTGAATGATGACGATGTCTTTGAAGAATTACGAAATATGGTAGTTCTATATGAAGGCTTGCATACTTACGGAGGTTTAGCAGGGCGCGATATGGAGGCTATGGCAAGAGGTATGGAAGAAGCGATACAAGATGACCACATGAAAGCCCGTGTAGAACAAGTCGGTTATTTGGGGGAGTTATTAGACCATTACAACATCCCGACCGTAAAACCTTTTGGCGGACATGCTATTTTTCTTGATGCAAAACGATTTTACCCACATATTCCTCAAACACAATATCCGGCTCAAACCTTAGCTGCAGAACTCTATGTAAATTCAGGTGTTCGTACCATGGAAAGAGGTGTAGTTTCTGCCGGCAGAAACAAGGAAACCGGAGAAGAATATTTTCCGGCATTAGAACTTGTACGACTTACCATTCCAAGAAGGGTTTATACTCAAGCCCACCTCGACATTACCGCATATTCCGTTGCAGAAGTGTTTGAAAATCGCAGTAAAGTAACAGGGTTAAAAATGATTTACGAACCCAAGTACCTTCGATTCTTCCAAGCAAGATTCGAAAAACTCTAAGTATTTAATAAACATTACATGTCATCAATCACGATTCATGTGTTAATACAACAATTCTTTAGAAAGAATACAATCCGAGCTACTGTAAAGCAGCTCGGATTGCTTTTTTTACTGAACAACAGTGTAACAGAATTGTCTGTTTGGAAAGGGTGTTTATATTTGTGAGGGATTAACGTTTTGTTAGAACAACGATAGAACGTTATGCCTTTAATGAAAAATAAAGTAATATTGTAACTCTAAATTTAATTCTTATGAAAAGAGTCTTTACAAATCTCCTCTTGTTATCATTCTTAACAATCATAACACCTCATGTTTATTCGCAAATCAGTACTGCGAATGTAAAAATCATTGACAACAGTCATAAATTCTCTGCCTCAGATATAGACAGACGTTCTGCTACCAACCCAACCCCATGTTCCACTGATACCATAGAATATGCACGGTACAATGCGACCGGATTCTATGTGGTTACAGGTAACAGCGGAAGAGGTTTAGCGCAGTTTTATGGCGCACCACAGAAGTTGACGATATCAGGGGCAACTTTTTATGCTTACATTTCAAGCAATCCCCCTACCCCACTCACTTCGAAGGTTTATGTCAATTTATATAAAGCCGGAAGCGACTCTTTACCTAGTGGTTCACCATTAAGAAGTGATACAATTACACTGGATTCTACTTTCGGTAACGGACTGCTAACCAACATTGTTAAACATGCTAGTTTTACACCAATCACCATAAGCTACGATTATATTATTGCTGTAGAAACTGACGTAAATGACACCCTGAGTATGGGAATTGTTGCCAACGACTGGGCGAATAACAATGGAAAAGGACGGTCTTTTAATGCCGGTTCTATTAACGGCACTTGGTATAGAGGAAGAAACTTGAATGTTGGCGGGGTGGTTTTTGATTGCGATATTCTAATCAATCCTCATGTAAAATATGATTTAGCAACTGATTTTGAAATTACTAATCAGTGTTTCAAACCCGGCACAACCGTAAACTTTAAAAATAAAAACAAAAACAGTGTTGTTTCAAGTATATTCTACAACTACAGGGCATTTTACAATCAAGAAATGTTCAGCCACATTTGGAATTATGATGTAGATGGTTCGCCTTTTAGTGGAAGTTATGCAATAGATGGGCAATCTGTTTATTCTCAAAACAAACCTTACACAGTTAGATTGGCTACACAGTTATTACAATGGACGAATTTTAAATATTGTTACGATACTGCCATTTACACAATTTATCCAAAACCTGAAACACCCTCTATACTGGGTGGTTCTATACTTTGTGAAGGAAGTAACACAAAACTGAATATAGCACCTCCATTAAACACAACAGTACGTTGGACATTAGACAACAATACAGATACAACTGGTTATGCTTTTGGAGACACACTCACAACGCCAAA
Coding sequences within:
- a CDS encoding tyrosine phenol-lyase; protein product: MKFERRPWAEPYKIKVVEPLKMTTQSDREKFIKEAGYNTFLLRSEDVYIDLLTDSGTNAMSDNQWAGMMLGDEAYAGSTNYYHLEANVRKYYGYKHLVPTHQGRGAENLLSQCLIKPGQYVPGNMYFTTTRAHQELAGGTFVDVIIDEAHDSQIQHPFKGNVSLEKFSNLIDKVGAINIAYITIGATVNMAGGQPVSMANIKAVHKLAHQHGIKVVLDATRAMENAYFIQQREEGYQNKSVAEILKEFASYSDAATMSGKKDLLVNIGGFIALNDDDVFEELRNMVVLYEGLHTYGGLAGRDMEAMARGMEEAIQDDHMKARVEQVGYLGELLDHYNIPTVKPFGGHAIFLDAKRFYPHIPQTQYPAQTLAAELYVNSGVRTMERGVVSAGRNKETGEEYFPALELVRLTIPRRVYTQAHLDITAYSVAEVFENRSKVTGLKMIYEPKYLRFFQARFEKL